Part of the Serinus canaria isolate serCan28SL12 chromosome 1, serCan2020, whole genome shotgun sequence genome is shown below.
ATTCCATGCTGACAAGTCACTAAATGAGCATGAAGTAGATGGgtaaaattaaaacataaattaacACTAAAAAGTCTACTTTTACACCCCAACTTGTTTTGGCTTGCACACATCTGTTTACAGCTAGCTCAGCCCAGTTTCATGGCAGATCCACTCACCTTCACTGCTAGGGACAGCCTCTATCACCtcctgaattaatttcttttcattcagcTTGAAGGCCATGACAATAGCCACAGTATATTCCTTCTGACTCAGTGTTTTGTGGATATTGCTGGGTGTGACATCAATATCCAGCTCAAAAGGATCAAAAATTAGCCCGGAGTCCAGTGAATAGAGCAGGAGGCCCTCTGTGGTGGTGGCTGCCCAGCTTCGtcctaaaagaaaataacaatatttaACAACAAAGAGCGGTGTTCCAGAATGGAAACAGAAGAGTAAGGATAACCCTCCAGTACTCTATTCTTTcacatggaaatggaaattccATTCTTtatatggaataaaaaaaaatcctaaataaacTGTTGATACTAACCTGTAGGACAGAATCGCACACAAGTCACCCTTATTTCTGGTTTAAAGTGTCGATAGCTCATGTCACCTAAAAGAGATATTTGGAAGTGATTTAACAGATTCACCACAAGTTCAAAGTCTAATTACCAACTCCTGATTATGATGTTACCATTAAATAATGTGCAGCATGGTAAAACCTGGCAGAATTAAAGACTGCGTAAGGAAGGCACAGTCTATGTTCAAGAGATCCTACAGCTTAAGTGGTGGGACCAAATTTTGTAATCCTGATGTTAAAATTGAGCTAAACAAGTCAAACCCTTCTTACCTGTGTCAAAGGTTCCAGTGCACATAAAAGTagaaacaaagagagaaaagccaAAGCCATACCTCTTTTTACTCCAGGAAGAGGGATGGCAACACCTTCGTCACCTCCACCGCCTTCATCAATCAGAGCCATGCTGCCAAATTCAGTCATTTTTCTACGATCTAAGTACTCCTGGAAAAACATGCAAGTTCCATTCACTGCACTGAATCTCTTCTcaaacagcagagctcagcttaGACTGTGCTTTCACATTATTATAACTTTGTTCTACTCCAGACATGCACTGTTtgcttcctcagctgcagccctACTCTTTCTGTCCTGCAGGTCGCATAACTGTATTGTGCTAATGCAAGGGCTGTGTGGTCAGAACACTGCAAATGAGATTTTAGGGACTTCACAATGTAAGTGAGATTTCAGGGACCTCCCTGGTCCCTCTTTCTGAATATCCATCCCCTTCAGGATCCTGTTTCAGCTTGTTAACTTTCTTTCAAGGCAGATGTTGAGCTACACCAGCTCACAGACCACTGCTGACAAAGGATACTTGGAACCACAGTCAGATACAGCCTGACATGAACAATACTCATTCTTCCTGGTAAGGGGATGGCGAAAACGGCtactagaatttttttttccttctgatgtTTTTCATAATTCACTTTACTTTTGAAGAAATTTAATTTGGCATTTGGCAATATTCAGAAACAGAGTTTATAAAGGTCAGTGATGTTGTTCTGtgtccacaaaaaaaaatccttcatttcTTTGCTAACACAAACTGACACCTGGGGAGTTAGCTTAGTACAAAAGGTtggtaatttaaattttcacttCCATTTTAAGTCTAGTGCCAACTAACTCAGTATGCTTGAGAGTTCTGCCCATTCAACACAAGCACAATAAAAAGCTGGAAAGAGTTTCAGGAATTCATTCTGTTCCAAGAGGAAtatttccttcccctctcctgcacaaaaataaacccattctttaaaaaacattcatGAATGACTCTTAATGAGATGTTATATCAAAACCAAAGTCATGTGGGGgtgagaaaattttaaaaagattccTGTGTTTACGTACCTCCATTGCATCTAAAGAATGGTTGCATGAAATTTCGAATTTTTTCATAAGAATCTGTTCCTTGACATTATATATACAGACAAATTTTGACAATCCACCTGCCAGAATAGACTGACCATCTGCTGAATAGCACAGAGTTGTAAAAGATCTGgtaaagaaaaagggaaaacagtttattttcactttcacaTCTGAGCTAAAAGATATGAATACAATGTAAAGACTCAGAAAATAATCACTCCATGGTAAAAGTGGAGATCTTCATTCACACAGTATGTACTTCACACACACCTTTACTACAAAGCATTTGGTGCTTTACTGTGAATCACAGACAATGTAGAACTTCAACAGCTTTATGAAATACTTCCATACTTCTGAACCTGAGTCATAGCTCAGTCAATGAGCTCTCAACTACATTATGCATGACACTAAAAAACATTCAGAAGAGCTACAGAAAAACCAATGCCATGGCATGTTTGAACGACATGGTTGAGAGCTCACCAGcaaaaaatactggttttttcccaaacttttttccaaaaagttattgggttttgttttgtttttttttttttattttgagtgaAAGcaatatgggaaaaaaaagggaagaaagagaataaaacatttctttgatATACTTTCTGAGAGCACACAAATTCAACTGGCTTTTAAACATCATTTCACATGCATAGCCACAGGTAATAAACCCCATACTTTAACtaccttctttaaaaaattataatagtTTCTACATACTAATGGTTGTACACTAGTATTTCTGAAGAAAGATATCTACTAAAAAACCTCACCCATAGCAAATTAACACCTTGGCCTGAGAAGCTTAATATTATGTTGGCTACCCAGGTTCCTAACAGATGAGAAAGAACACATGCTCAGAATGATGCTGATCAGTGAGAGAACACAGCCAACTACAAAAGGGAAGCATCTACATGTCAGGCAGGCTTTTAACATCCAACACCAGAATCAGGAACATCTGAACAGTAGATGCACTCTGCAATCTTCATgtagaaaacaaatgaaaaacaactcAAAAGGAAGCCAGCATGGCACactcctgtcactgcagccccCTGGACGTACTTGCCCTTGGCTGCCTGCTTGGCAGTTATTTtatccagctccttcctccccatcTGCAGATCGTGCCTGCCCTCAATGGAGCCAGTCTGCACTGCATTGTCATGATCCCAAAATGTTATCTGGCCATTCAAAGCAGCAactgccagctccctgccatcGGGACGGAAGGCAACAACAAGAACTGCAAAGAAATTAACAATAGTTAAAAATGCACTCAGATACTTTTCTAAGAAAACACCCTTAATTTTTCTAGGATCTTATCTCAGCTATTAGAAAAAGTTTAAGAGCAAAAAGTAAAAGTATGACTGTACTTTTTCCTGTGGACAATATACAAATGTTTAGCTAATTATAATGCTAAGTTAGAATTAAAGTATTTATTGCACTGTTAACCATGTACAAGAGTGAAGTATCTGAACTTCTGATTTCCATTTCCATGAATGAGTCTCTCTGTATTTGACATGTTCTGTTGTTATTAACATATTTTCTATATTACTTTTATATTTGATAAAAGatgagaaatgaaacaaaaattaccATCTGAGTTAATTATTAATGTCTCCTTAGTTCTCCAGCTGTCCAACATATCCCATAATTTTACAGTCTTATCCCAAGAGGCACTGGCTAGAACACACTTCATTGGATTAAAGGACAAGCTGCTGATGGGCCCCTCATGACCTGCTAAGACctaagaagagaagaaagaataacCTGGAATTAGgtgaaagaaactgaaatctgTGTAGTCTGCATTCAGTAAACTCCAGATACAGCAAATAAACCATGCCTGACTTGTCCACACACATTTGAGATCACTTTTGGACACAGGCCATGATAAACACCAGTGATTctcaactttttattttcacaagttttaaaaaaaatccctgaagtTTTACCACTATATAGGCATCTACAACCACTTCTATGCACACACTTTAGGGATGCAGTGTGccattttcctccctcctttcaAAACAGTAAGACCAATTGTGAAAAACCAAGTCATTGTTCTGAGAATTCACTATCTCCTGCAGCTGAACacttcagaataaaaacaaaaataaaaaattgagaATAAGAGTAACAGAGATTTTCATTTCATGGAGGTCCTACTCCTCCaaaaaaacatcaaagaaaGAAACTAAACTCAAAACTCTGGAGATCTAGTCAAGTACATCCTGAGTTACTGAAGTGATCTGTATTCCATAGCTGTGCCAAATTAAATACGTGAGTCACTGAGCTCTTCTACTTGTACAAGATGTACAGGAATGCTTAAGAATTGAAAAAATCATTGAAAAATCAcgcccctgctctgctccaccaAAACCCTTAATGAAATCTGTATCAGTCTTAATACAGCAACTATTACCTGCAGAAAATATGTGGAAAATAACATCTCTGAACAAGGAGGAAAAGACTTTCATGCCCATGTGTTAGCTCAGCAACACTGCTGTTACTTCATCACTAGAAAGAGCTCATTACTCAGAAATTTTAACAACTATTTCCCACACAAATTCAGGGTGAGCTCCAtccaataaattaaaaaaaaaaaatatgctgagAGCAACGCAGTGTAGCTCCAAGTTTTGAACATAATTATAACAAAACACTTAATGTTGTACTGACCCCCCCTACTAAACCCAAAGTTGCTGAGTATCACCACACTCCACACAGGGTTAAATTCAAGCCCTCCCAACACTCTGGGTCCTTACATCCAGCAGCCTCCCACTCTGCATTGACCAGATGAATATTTCAAAGGAATCCTGGGAACCAGCTGCCACAATCTCACCACTGGAGTCCACAGCTAAACAGGAGAACTGACTTGGTCGTGGAGAGGTAAAGGTACGGAAATTCCGGTACCTGTTGAGGaggtgaaaataaattttgagaACACTTTACATAGATTTAAATGTGTGTTTAACAAGTTTATTTACAAAAGGAGTTCATTTGTTTTGTAAAGACTTCTAAGCTatgtacagaaaaaatattctttgtatAAAATTAGATGCGATGCCTCAGCATGACTGCAAGATCCAAAAGAAGTATGAAAAACTCTGCAGAAGTAGGAGACAAAAATACTCTGAGGAGCTTTCTTCTATTAAATAGCATTGTCAAATTTTTAGAAACATGGGCTTGTTTAcccacccagctctgtgcacagctgtATTACACTGTGGAAAGTGTTGTTAGGCAAGTGCCTTCTCCCCATGTGAGTAAAGCCAGACAAtgattttcctgtatttccagCTTCTCTGAGGAAAATTCTTCCagaattttcttcacagaaactGGATGGAGTAAGAGCATTCCTAATAACTATCTAAATTTAAATCAAAGGCTGAACCAAAAACCAGTaaggcagtgctgctcaccttAATGAGACTTCAAACAAGCAATCAGCaatttgctgtattttgggGGGAGTGTGAAAGCTGAGGACTAAATGAGACATGAAAGCTTTCATGCAGAGTTACCTGTGCAGATCAAAGGCACGCACTGTTCCATCCAGGGAAGCACTCAGGACAACATAACCAGTGGAAGTGAAAGTTACAGCAGTTACACCACTGTTGTGTTCTGTAAAGGtgacaaaacaaaagctgcttGAAGTGTTCCACACTTTCACCTGCAGGACAGACAAGAAAAGACTTCTTAGAATCTCCATCATCagtaaagagagaaaataagagtAAGGCAGCAACAGAGTAAAGACAGCCTAATTATAGAACTCTGCAACAGCATAAAAGACTTTCAGCAATAGCACTCAAGAAGCGACACCTTATCATTAAACCTCTTAAGACATATTTGCAACATAAAAATCTAAGTGGACACAGACAATGTTGAAACAAAGTTAATAAAGGAAAGTAACACTTGGTGAGCATTCTGAGCTTCCAAACTTATACTGTCAAATAAGACAGGTGTCAAATTCGAAACCAACTCTAAAGTCATTACAGAAGTTACAACTGAGATGATATTCCAGCTGTTAcggtttttttccctgaacaaAAATGTTATGCGTTTAGCTTTCTGCAGTTTGAGACTTCTCAGTTTTGGCCCATTTTCATCCTGAATGGCAGAAACCACGAAGTGGCAGATCTTTTTCTGACATTTAAGTTTTAACAGGACATCAGCTACTACTCTTGTCCCATTTATGTATCAAGACATTGTGgcaaaataccttttaaaataaaagtaccTGTACACACAGCCTATAATTTTAATGCAAGTCATCCATGAGAAgttaatttttctcttaaataacAAGCTTCTGGAATGGcacattttaacaaaaaaaaatggcacttgcataaataatttgaaattaatttcatatcaaaaaacaattattaaaaGGGCAAGAAGTTGTGTGGCTGAAATTCATTCATCCCAAGATATCATGAGACcataaataaattaacattgATGAATTagttatttttgcatttatggTGATGGGACctgcagtaattaaaaaatcacCTGCTAGAAAGCATAAGTGATGCAATTTACAGCCACAGGTAGtaacaaagcaaaatatatatactctagagagaaaaatcaaaacatttatgGAAAGAGAGGATAAAAATGTATGACtttatagtaataaaaatatgtatcaATTACAGTAACAGAGGTTTCTACATAGAATGGAAAGTCAAGCTGCTTAGAACATTATTAAAATTCACATTCCAGCAATACTGCCTCACTTACTTTGCCATCTTCCCCTCCAGTTACTATGTACTGTCCATCTGGAGAATATGCCAAGGAAACCATGCTGTTGAAATGGCCCTGCTGCTTCAGCACGTAGGACTCGCTCTGCCACTCCCACACCAGGAGCTGACCCAGACCTGTAAGAACAGCAGGATTAACCACAGGCACCAACACAGGGACCCTGCAAATGCAAGCCACAAAACACACAGTGGGGCAAGcaatgtcaagaaaaaaaaaaaaaaacaccccaaaccaaaGATTAATGCAGACAGGTTGAATTCTGCATCTTTCAGTCCTAATaagagctttttccttttctaactTCAAGGCAATTTCcccaaaatatttcctccaCAAGCTGTTACTTGGAATAATGTTTTCAATACTTCAACAGTAATGCTATCAACCAGTTgataaataaactgaaaagaaaagcagggctGCATACAAGAGTAAAATTTTGGGTTTCATGCAAACCATTATGGACAGGGTGGGAATGCTGGAACATCCAGGCAGGTTTGTAAAATGCCAACAGTGACATGTGGCAAAGAAAGAGAGAACAGCtcagaataaaagcagaaattaactACGAGGGATCTGGGCTCTCCCTAACTCTGTTATGAGCTTTcctaaataaaatatgtatttttcccTGTATGAGCAAAATACTTTCCTGGATCATCAGAATTCTGTGGGACATTCAttagtgatattttttttactatagCTAGACACCACAGATATAAGAGTATCAATTATTTAACATCTGGAGTCAAACTAGCAAGAGGAATTTGGGCCTCATGCCCACTACATTCCTTATTTTTCCCATGAATACAGaccaaaaaaataatctgacaAACCTGAACATCCAAAGGCAATCCAGTCACCAGTGCAGTTGATAGAAATAGAAGCTATCCTTTGGTCTGAAatactgaagtaaaaaaattaaccaaTAAACAAACTTGTGTGATAAAACTTCAAGTCTAATATTTATTAACGCTGCTCAAGCAAGTTGTTTGATTGTTTTACTGAACTTCTGTACCACTGTAACatcaaaacccacaaaattcATTCCTTTGTTCCACTCCAAACCATCAAACATTCCTTATTCAGAATGAAGGCAGAATATCTGCATCCCAAAGACGTATTTGCCAACAGAGTAAAACTACCCaagtttaagaaaataaaacaggggCTTTTTTGCACATGGAACTTGTGGAGTTATGGAAAAGAATCTGATCTGATTTCTCAATTTAGACACAATTTACAGATAATTTTACATATGCAGAACTTTCCAGCTAATATTTTCtacaaagaaactgaaaatattaaaatggacAGAGTTAAAGAAGTCTAGCGAACAACCAGGAACTCCTGAGTACTTTTCTTACTCAGGCCGCACTTTTCCAGAATAAGTAATGGAATTATATGGCATTTATTACATAAATTTATGGTTCTGCCTTTTCAGAAATTACAGTATTAAACAGACAGTcatgttttaaagtttttgtgctcttttttcttcatccttcACTCCTTAACATGATGTGTTCTCAAtcaaacaaacataaaacccctgcaaaaaaaacctattcccttcccccacaaaaaccaaaccaaataaagTGACAACCCCATGGCTCACCTCAAGGAGTGGATCAGATTGAAATCTGGAAGCTCATGGAGGTGAAAGACTCCAGAGGCAAAACCAGTGACTAAAAGGTGTGTTTTCTTGTGATAGGCTGCAGCTGTCAGGTTATTAAAATCTCCttctttattgaaaaaataCCTGGCACccaagaaacaagaaaaaaggtgAATGCTGAAGAACAGGATGTTGTTAGAGCTGCATCTCCAAGCAGCTCACCAAAGAGGCTAAGGAGCCACCTTTATGTCATCTCCTGAAGTCAACCAACCCTTTTTGGCATGAAACCAAACCCTCCAGACTTAGAGAGGGTGCTGTAGTAAAGATACCATTTACAATTTCTGAGTTCCAAACAACAGCATACCATGAGTCACTATTTCTTATATTGTTAAAATTACACTTGTTATTCTGAAGGTGAAAGGCAGTGCCCCTCATATAACCAGGGTAAGACAGACAGGAGTTCTACTAGAACTACTTAAAATGGGATTCTGCAGTAAATTTCTAAATCCTGGATAGTTTGATACTGCTTTATAAGTTataacagatttaaaaaaaaccagtacAATAAATCCCCATCACAACTTTGATTTTTGATAACTGAAAACCACTTACTTTGCAACACGTGAATATTTAACTTTATTTCTAGTGTCTTGCTCACTTGGATCAGCTTTCCCATGAATTTCTTCACCCTTGGGCTCTTCAAGCAGctcttcatcatcttcttctgccttcttttcctttgctgcatCTTTAGGGGGCATGGGCTTCAAACCATCCAGCTCAGTGTCACActgccacacacacagagctgcatcCTGGCTAATTGTGTACAGCTAGAATACAAACACACAAATTATTATTGTCCAAAATCCAcgctctgtgctctgcaaaaATATGAATATGGACCTGCAGAAGGGTTAGCAAGTGTGCATTCTAGTCTCAGGATAGAATCCAAGGTGCTTTGAAGTGGGAGTTTTACTTGTCCTGAGAACTGGTGAATTATTTACCTGCCCTCAGAAAAATTTTGCAAGGACCAAAGGCAACTTGATAACCAGTCAGCATTACAGCTAAGCTACatcattttttcatatttaaaaccATAATGTTTTGGGTGAGCAAATTTAAACACATAATTATGGCAGAGCAATCAAGAGACGCTTCTGTGTTTTCTAAATTCTGAGATATCGTCAAAACAGTCACCTAAAGATAAGGTTCTGTTTCCACTGTCTTAATATTACAATTCAAGTGTGTTGTGTGATTATACATACATCTAGGCTGTTCTCTTCAAAAAAACAGGCAACTATGACATCCTTATGGCCTCCAAGAGAGTAGTAGATTAGGTTTGCCCATCGTTCTGCTCCAAACACCCACGTAGACATGTCCTTGCTCCCCACTGCAAAGcacctgcaaaagaaaaatagaaaattagaGCACTGGACTGCAAAACTCTTCCCTGGGTGGAGAATGTTCTGAGCTCAAATCCATCAGTCAACACTTTAATTTTACAAACAAGTGTTGTAAACTGTGCTTGGTGACTGTAGCAGAGGTAGAAGGGGCTAAAACACATTCAAAAGGTCAATCCTGCTCACATTCCTAGGTATGAATATATAATTCCTTTTATGAATTACTATGCATTTTCAAGCAAGAATCCACTATTGATTCCCATTTTTTATACTTTCTGGTCTGcctaattgcattttttaattaaagacaGAACTTCTAAAGCTAGTACAACACttcaaaggaaagcaaatgagACTGCAATGTGCATATAAATATCAAGACGTGCAGGTAAACATTGCTTCAGTTTAACAACTCACTTGGAATCATCAGTCCAGTCAATACAAGTTGTTTCATCATATGGGCCATAGTAGGTTTTGTCCAGAACAAATGcattaaattctcttttcttcccaggaGCATGGTACAGGTAAGCAAGATTGTCTTTTGTAACCACAAATTTCCTGGCAtaagaaggggggaaaaagacaTAATTGCACACAAAGCTGATAAAGCAAACAACTGCTCAGTACAGACTGCAATACAATAATAAAGAGGTTCCTGCACTactgaaacaattaaaaaatgatAGCTTTGGAACAAAAAACAAAGTATTTGCAGATTGATATTATCCCCCAACTTAAGCattataaaagagaaaacctTCAGTAAAATCACTGAAgttgaaaaatgaaattcttaTTCTCAAAGCCccaaaacagaaggaaaattcaaaCACTCAAACCAGGATATTCTATTTCCAaggctttgctttccttcttttcttcctctctcaaTTTTACAAAGTGACCCTGATCAGCTCAAGATCTCCCCTCACTCATGAATAGGAAACATTCCCAGATTGGTTAGGATGACTCCATAATCACAACTAGTTTATGGGGCAATTCCTGCTGTTTTGTTCTGAAGCATGCACTCTTTACTTACTTGCCATCAGGGGAAAAGCTGACACTGTGAACTGGcttgtgaaaataaaactgatgtATCACACATTTCCCAATCAAACTCACAAGCAAGGCAGCTCCCTCTGCAAGGGCAGAAAAAAAGGATCATGAGAATAAGTGAGTTCCCAAAGAAACCATAATCCTAGCAAACCTTCTTTTCTTaaagaggaggggggaaagCTTTTCAAGACAGTATGCttaatattattaaatttaaaaaaatacagtccAAATTATGAGGCACGCAAGTTATTTTTAAGTTCTGTAAATAAAGACACCTTACCCAAAAATTATAATGCAATTTCTAAAGCAGACTACTTCGAATTTGGTGTTAAGGCTGAATACCCAACAGATTTCCTCCTCTCAAGGCTGCATttttactgaattattttacaaaacagATGTCTCTTTGAGCAAGTACCTTCATCAATTAGAATGGCAAGGCTTCCATCTGGAGAGAGCCCCACGCACACAATATTGAGCCGTGTAGCCAAGGGCAACGTCTCACACTTGTTACTGcaacaaaaacacagaacagtAAAATGGGGACAGGAATGCAGGAAGAACATCAGTGTCAGTGAAATATAGTTTGGTACCTCTGTTTAAGGCCATAgacaaaattaaatgtaaaaccCCAACAACTTTGTTTAGCTGTCACAACCCCATGAGCACCAACTAGGTGGgttgttctgtgcagggccaggagttggacaCGATAATCATTCCAGTCCAGGATGGTCTGAATTTCGACAGAACAGAATTATAATTCCAGGCTCCAGGATGGTCTGTAATTCTACACAACAGAATTATAATTCCAGGCTCCTGACTGgaacacaggcacagggagcatCGATCACAACTCTGGCACACAGGGAAGGCTGATGATGCTCTAATCCTTACTATACACAAGACAGAAGTACGCAAAGAAACCATACAACTAAATCAAACACAAATCTatcttcccttttatttttttttccttctgaaatacACCTTTACGTAATCCCTCTGCTATTCTCCACACGGGTGTTCCCGCACAACACCGAGACAGCTACTCCACTAGGCAGGCTTCTATCTTTGAATGCTACAGCAGACGCTTTGCAGGATATTTTGGGAGGCCGAGCATCCCGGAGAGCCCCGTGGGTCGGGCTCCAAAACGTCCTCAGAGCTTTATTCCC
Proteins encoded:
- the PWP2 gene encoding periodic tryptophan protein 2 homolog, producing MRFAYRFSGLLGTVYRRGNLSFTRDGNSLLSPVGNRISLFDLKNNKCETLPLATRLNIVCVGLSPDGSLAILIDEEGAALLVSLIGKCVIHQFYFHKPVHSVSFSPDGKKFVVTKDNLAYLYHAPGKKREFNAFVLDKTYYGPYDETTCIDWTDDSKCFAVGSKDMSTWVFGAERWANLIYYSLGGHKDVIVACFFEENSLDLYTISQDAALCVWQCDTELDGLKPMPPKDAAKEKKAEEDDEELLEEPKGEEIHGKADPSEQDTRNKVKYSRVAKYFFNKEGDFNNLTAAAYHKKTHLLVTGFASGVFHLHELPDFNLIHSLSISDQRIASISINCTGDWIAFGCSGLGQLLVWEWQSESYVLKQQGHFNSMVSLAYSPDGQYIVTGGEDGKVKVWNTSSSFCFVTFTEHNSGVTAVTFTSTGYVVLSASLDGTVRAFDLHRYRNFRTFTSPRPSQFSCLAVDSSGEIVAAGSQDSFEIFIWSMQSGRLLDVLAGHEGPISSLSFNPMKCVLASASWDKTVKLWDMLDSWRTKETLIINSDVLVVAFRPDGRELAVAALNGQITFWDHDNAVQTGSIEGRHDLQMGRKELDKITAKQAAKGKSFTTLCYSADGQSILAGGLSKFVCIYNVKEQILMKKFEISCNHSLDAMEEYLDRRKMTEFGSMALIDEGGGGDEGVAIPLPGVKRGDMSYRHFKPEIRVTCVRFCPTGRSWAATTTEGLLLYSLDSGLIFDPFELDIDVTPSNIHKTLSQKEYTVAIVMAFKLNEKKLIQEVIEAVPSSEVDVVCSSLPDLYVEKLLEFLASAFETSCHLEFYLIWAHKLLMLHGQKLKTRSVKLLPVIQFLQKSIQRHFEDVSKLCEWNIYNIKYALAISQQRGMKRPAEETPGDEEELDSDSDYLMQEAHKDNLSS